From the genome of Ignavibacteriales bacterium, one region includes:
- a CDS encoding MFS transporter, with the protein MESISEDNLDNVGKDFSHEKPKLSWQATFAGLQHRNYRLWFIGQIISLFGSWMQMTAQAFFIFELTHSPAFLGYVGFANGLPSWLFMLHGGVIADRFSRKKILIITQIIMMVLAFVLALLTFIHIVQPWHIIALTFLLGIANAFDAPARQAFVNELVPKKDLLNAIALNSMMFHSAAAIGPAVAGITYAVLGPAWCFVINGISFLAVIYNLVKMKFEPSTKKTMNKSVSRDLFDGLKYLKTQKQILLIMLIISFSTMFGLSIATLFPAWAVKVLHGDATTNGLLQASRGVGAVLCSLVIASFSKYLSRGKVLVFGLSSLPIFMILFSFNSSFILSALILVGIGAGIIAVNNLANGLVQTLVTEEFRGRVMGVYSFSFFGFMPIGALWIGMLAEELTSPQAIMINAFILLIFTIIIWFLSPRLRKSN; encoded by the coding sequence TTGGAAAGTATTTCAGAAGATAATTTAGATAATGTTGGAAAAGATTTCTCTCATGAAAAACCTAAGTTAAGCTGGCAAGCCACATTTGCCGGGTTACAGCACCGTAATTATCGCCTCTGGTTCATCGGTCAAATAATTTCTTTATTCGGCTCTTGGATGCAGATGACTGCCCAAGCATTCTTCATTTTTGAATTAACACACTCACCTGCTTTTCTTGGATACGTCGGCTTTGCGAATGGATTACCTTCATGGCTTTTTATGCTTCACGGGGGAGTTATAGCTGACCGGTTCTCAAGAAAAAAGATTTTGATCATCACTCAAATAATTATGATGGTCCTTGCTTTTGTTCTAGCATTGCTAACTTTTATTCACATTGTACAACCGTGGCATATAATTGCTTTAACATTCTTGCTCGGTATTGCAAACGCATTCGATGCACCCGCGCGACAGGCATTTGTAAACGAGCTTGTTCCCAAAAAAGATCTTCTCAATGCAATCGCGCTTAACTCGATGATGTTTCATTCAGCCGCCGCAATTGGACCTGCCGTTGCTGGAATTACATACGCTGTTTTGGGTCCAGCATGGTGTTTTGTTATAAACGGAATTTCCTTTCTTGCGGTTATTTATAATTTGGTTAAGATGAAATTTGAGCCGTCAACAAAGAAAACAATGAACAAGTCGGTAAGCCGGGATTTATTCGATGGATTAAAATATCTGAAGACTCAAAAACAAATTCTTCTTATAATGCTGATCATCTCATTCTCAACAATGTTCGGATTAAGTATCGCAACGTTGTTTCCGGCATGGGCAGTAAAAGTATTGCACGGCGATGCAACCACCAACGGCTTACTTCAAGCATCGCGCGGAGTTGGGGCAGTACTTTGCTCTCTAGTTATTGCCTCATTTAGTAAATACCTTTCAAGAGGAAAGGTGCTTGTCTTCGGTTTATCATCACTTCCAATCTTTATGATCCTGTTTTCATTTAACAGTTCATTTATCCTTTCGGCATTAATTCTGGTTGGAATTGGTGCCGGTATTATCGCGGTTAATAATCTTGCAAACGGATTAGTTCAAACTCTTGTTACGGAGGAATTCCGCGGAAGAGTTATGGGAGTTTACAGTTTTAGCTTTTTCGGATTTATGCCAATCGGCGCATTATGGATTGGAATGTTAGCCGAAGAATTAACATCCCCTCAAGCAATTATGATAAATGCCTTTATTTTATTAATCTTCACAATAATTATCTGGTTTCTTTCGCCGCGATTAAGAAAGAGCAATTAA
- a CDS encoding PaaI family thioesterase has protein sequence MKHQIIGKQHNSKLCFVCGLKNKFGIHAHFYITENQELIALFTPTEEHQSYPGRLHGGIASAILDETIGRAILNKYETEVWGVTIDLNVKFKKPIPLNEELKVIGRITNENNRMFEGTGEIILSNGDIAVTAAGKYLKVPLEKIADFDRSENEWMIVETDSDPKEIEI, from the coding sequence ATGAAGCATCAAATTATAGGCAAGCAGCATAATTCCAAATTATGTTTTGTGTGCGGATTAAAGAATAAATTCGGCATCCACGCTCATTTTTATATAACAGAAAATCAAGAATTGATTGCTCTATTCACTCCGACGGAAGAACATCAAAGCTATCCCGGCAGACTGCATGGCGGAATTGCATCGGCAATTCTTGATGAAACAATTGGACGGGCAATTCTTAATAAATATGAGACGGAAGTTTGGGGCGTTACAATTGATTTGAATGTCAAATTCAAAAAACCGATTCCATTGAACGAGGAACTGAAAGTTATTGGAAGAATTACAAATGAAAATAACAGAATGTTTGAAGGAACCGGCGAAATTATTCTTAGCAACGGAGATATTGCAGTTACAGCTGCGGGCAAATATTTAAAAGTGCCATTGGAAAAAATTGCTGATTTTGACCGGAGCGAAAATGAATGGATGATTGTTGAAACTGATTCTGATCCGAAAGAAATTGAGATTTAA
- the hemL gene encoding glutamate-1-semialdehyde 2,1-aminomutase, producing the protein MNINKSEKLFEEAKKYIPGGVNSPVRAFKSVGGTPRFMSKGIGSKMYDVDGNEFIDYIGSWGPHLFGHNPGFIKDALIKAVENGTSFGAPTEIEIKMAKLITELVPSIEMVRMVNSGTEATMSAVRAARGYTGKDKFIKFEGCYHGHGDFFLIKAGSGALTFGVPTSPGVTKGNAADTLVADFNDINSVKKLVAQNKNEIAALIIEAVVGNMGTVCANDSFIQELRTICDEEKIVLIFDEVMTGFRLAQGGAQDILGVKPDLSTFGKIIGGGLPVGAYGGRREIMEMISPSGPVYQAGTLSGNPLAMNAGYASLSFIKDHPEVYKILEEKSAYLENGIKDGIKSVGKNFQFNRIGSMMTFFFTEEPVVDYNSAVKSDTKLYGKYFHEMLNRGVYLPPAQFEALFVSTAHTKEDLDKTIEANLNALKSIL; encoded by the coding sequence ATGAACATTAATAAGAGTGAAAAACTATTTGAAGAAGCAAAAAAATATATTCCGGGCGGTGTTAATTCACCGGTTCGGGCTTTCAAATCGGTCGGCGGCACTCCGCGCTTTATGTCAAAAGGAATTGGATCTAAAATGTATGATGTTGACGGCAATGAATTCATTGATTACATCGGCAGCTGGGGTCCTCATCTATTCGGACATAATCCGGGATTCATAAAAGATGCCTTGATAAAAGCTGTAGAAAACGGAACCAGCTTCGGCGCCCCGACAGAAATTGAAATCAAAATGGCAAAACTTATCACAGAGCTAGTACCGTCTATAGAAATGGTTAGAATGGTTAACAGCGGAACTGAAGCTACAATGAGTGCGGTACGTGCCGCAAGAGGTTATACCGGTAAAGACAAATTTATAAAGTTTGAAGGCTGCTATCACGGTCACGGAGATTTCTTCTTAATTAAAGCCGGTTCAGGCGCTTTAACATTCGGAGTCCCTACCAGCCCCGGTGTTACAAAAGGAAATGCCGCTGATACTCTTGTTGCCGATTTTAACGACATAAATTCTGTTAAGAAATTAGTTGCGCAGAATAAAAATGAAATTGCAGCTCTAATTATAGAAGCTGTGGTTGGAAATATGGGGACTGTTTGCGCTAATGATTCATTTATTCAAGAACTGCGCACAATATGCGATGAAGAGAAAATTGTATTGATATTCGATGAAGTGATGACCGGATTTCGTTTAGCCCAAGGAGGAGCTCAAGACATTCTTGGAGTTAAACCCGATCTTTCAACATTCGGAAAAATTATCGGCGGAGGTTTACCGGTTGGTGCCTATGGAGGCAGAAGAGAAATTATGGAGATGATTTCACCAAGCGGACCGGTTTATCAAGCTGGAACATTGAGCGGTAATCCTTTGGCAATGAATGCCGGTTACGCTTCATTGTCCTTTATTAAAGATCACCCCGAAGTTTATAAAATCCTTGAAGAGAAATCGGCTTACCTGGAAAACGGAATTAAAGATGGAATAAAATCGGTCGGCAAAAATTTTCAATTCAACCGTATCGGTTCGATGATGACATTCTTTTTTACTGAAGAACCTGTGGTTGATTATAATTCAGCTGTAAAATCCGATACGAAACTTTACGGCAAATATTTTCACGAGATGCTGAACCGAGGTGTTTACCTTCCGCCGGCACAGTTTGAAGCGTTGTTCGTATCAACTGCACACACAAAAGAAGATCTTGATAAAACCATTGAGGCTAATCTAAACGCTTTAAAATCGATTTTATAG
- a CDS encoding bacteriohemerythrin, giving the protein MALLNWSDSYSVGVKDVDLQHKKLVELINNLHDGMKLGKGKEILGSVLNELVSYTVYHFGFEEKLFEKYGYPETIIHKRQHADLVAQVKKFVEGYNNGGSVLTMDLMNFLKDWLTQHIAGSDKKYTSFFNSKGIA; this is encoded by the coding sequence ATGGCGCTTTTAAATTGGAGCGATAGCTATTCAGTTGGAGTAAAAGATGTTGATTTACAGCATAAAAAATTAGTTGAGTTGATTAACAATCTACACGATGGGATGAAATTAGGAAAGGGAAAGGAAATTTTAGGTAGTGTATTGAATGAGCTGGTTAGTTATACAGTTTATCACTTTGGATTTGAGGAAAAATTGTTTGAAAAGTATGGTTATCCGGAAACAATTATTCATAAAAGGCAGCATGCCGATCTTGTAGCACAAGTAAAGAAATTTGTTGAAGGTTATAATAATGGCGGTAGCGTTCTAACGATGGACCTGATGAATTTTTTGAAAGATTGGCTCACACAACACATTGCCGGTTCCGATAAAAAGTATACATCATTTTTTAACAGCAAAGGAATTGCATAA
- a CDS encoding radical SAM protein encodes MTPIPSYIKLYNSGKLYKKAEAAEEILKSCKSCPRGCEVDRTKGNTSFCQSGFLPIVSSYTAHFGEEPVLSGSRGAGNIFFGNCNLRCIFCQNYEISQNSENEMKNEVTHKRLADIMIELQDRKCHNIGLVSPTHFSAQILKSILFAVEEGLQLPIIYNTNGYDSVEMLKLYDGVIDIYLPDFKYGSNQSAKTYSLAEDYFDHAKEALKEMFRQVGDELIYDGDVVVRGLIIRHLVLPNNLAESEKVFQFIAEELSTRVHISLMSQYFPTNKAHTNILIDRALRKSEYEKAVELMGKYGLHNGWIQEMGSGDNYKPYFNEDRANPFKN; translated from the coding sequence ATGACACCTATTCCTTCTTATATAAAACTTTATAATTCCGGCAAGCTTTATAAAAAAGCTGAGGCTGCCGAAGAAATATTAAAATCATGCAAAAGTTGTCCGCGTGGCTGCGAAGTTGACCGGACCAAGGGAAATACAAGTTTTTGTCAAAGCGGTTTTTTGCCAATAGTTTCGTCGTACACTGCTCATTTTGGGGAAGAGCCCGTTCTTTCGGGATCGCGCGGTGCGGGAAATATTTTTTTTGGTAATTGTAATCTTCGCTGCATCTTCTGCCAAAATTATGAGATAAGCCAGAATTCGGAAAACGAAATGAAAAACGAAGTTACTCACAAGCGTCTTGCCGATATAATGATAGAACTTCAAGATAGAAAGTGCCATAATATAGGACTTGTTTCGCCAACTCATTTCTCTGCACAAATTTTAAAATCAATTCTATTTGCAGTCGAAGAGGGATTACAACTTCCAATCATTTATAACACCAACGGATATGATTCCGTTGAAATGCTTAAACTTTATGATGGTGTAATTGATATTTACTTACCCGATTTTAAATACGGCAGCAATCAATCTGCAAAAACTTATTCTTTAGCCGAGGATTATTTTGATCATGCAAAAGAAGCGCTAAAGGAGATGTTTCGTCAAGTTGGCGATGAACTTATTTATGATGGTGATGTTGTAGTCCGCGGATTAATCATTCGGCATCTGGTTCTGCCAAATAATTTGGCTGAATCGGAAAAAGTATTTCAATTTATTGCAGAGGAGTTGAGTACCAGGGTTCATATTTCTCTTATGTCTCAATATTTTCCTACAAACAAGGCGCACACAAATATTTTAATTGACCGCGCGCTTCGTAAATCGGAATATGAGAAGGCAGTTGAGCTGATGGGAAAATACGGATTACATAATGGATGGATTCAAGAAATGGGAAGCGGTGATAATTACAAACCATATTTCAACGAAGACAGAGCAAATCCCTTTAAGAATTGA
- a CDS encoding response regulator, whose product MKRVLLIEDDKGFRTLLKRLLEKKFDSKVFEADDGASGLISFEKERPHIVFLDLEMPNMNGVQFLEKIQNRTRQVAVVIMTNHDEKEYVEKIIQMGVDDYLLKTKFVTQLYERIEVVLKKIVRTTRKI is encoded by the coding sequence ATGAAAAGAGTATTGTTAATAGAAGACGATAAAGGATTTAGGACCTTACTCAAAAGATTATTAGAGAAAAAATTTGATTCAAAAGTTTTTGAAGCTGATGACGGAGCCAGCGGTTTAATCTCTTTTGAAAAAGAGAGACCGCATATTGTCTTTTTGGATCTCGAAATGCCTAATATGAATGGTGTTCAATTTTTAGAAAAAATTCAAAATAGAACCCGCCAGGTTGCTGTAGTGATAATGACGAATCACGATGAAAAAGAATATGTGGAAAAGATAATTCAAATGGGTGTAGATGATTATCTGCTAAAGACGAAATTTGTAACTCAACTTTATGAACGAATTGAAGTTGTGTTGAAAAAAATAGTACGGACTACAAGAAAAATTTAA
- a CDS encoding AMP-binding protein, which yields MKERTLPNLFEESVSRFSKNVLMWEKTNEKYEGTTYAGMQILIHKFAAGLIKYGIKRGDRIALISEGRNYWVVSELGILFAGAINVPISTKIEELTDLKFRLAHSGCRIVVVSQNQASKIRKIKNDLPDLEKIILLDKPGSLDEDEIFIGELFERGEEYLSTSRKEFENRWNSISENDYANICYTSGTTADPKGIILTHRNYTANVEQSSKLLPIPERYVSLLMLPWDHAFAHTAGIYTLMKNGASMASVQQGKTMLETLKNVPKNIREIKPTFLLSVPALAKNFRKNIENGIAEKGKVVEKMFKKALEVAYSYNGNGWNKGKGKKIFQKPLYTFYDKILFSKIRKNFGGRLEFFIGGGALLDVELQFFFYALGIPMFQGYGLTEAAPVISANVPSKHKLGSSGAIVADLQVKICGTDGNELPIGEKGEIVVKGENVMVGYWKNEAATKEVIKEDWLYTGDLGYLDSDGFLYVLGRFKSLLISSDGEKYSPEGIEEALTEHSAFIDQVMLYNNQSPYTIALIVPNKEAIIKWADENKISYNSIEEQKAILKMLESEVAKFRTGGIYEGQFPERWIPSAIAILGEGFTEQNKFMNSTLKMVRGKITEFYQNRIEYLYTQEGKDICNHQNLTIISRLK from the coding sequence GTGAAAGAAAGGACACTCCCAAATTTATTCGAAGAAAGCGTATCCCGATTTTCCAAAAATGTTTTGATGTGGGAAAAAACAAATGAGAAGTATGAGGGGACAACTTATGCAGGGATGCAGATTCTAATTCACAAGTTTGCCGCAGGATTAATAAAATACGGAATTAAGAGAGGTGACAGAATTGCTCTCATCTCAGAAGGAAGAAATTATTGGGTAGTCAGCGAACTTGGTATTTTATTCGCCGGCGCAATTAACGTTCCCATATCAACTAAGATTGAAGAGCTAACCGATCTTAAATTCAGATTGGCGCATTCCGGCTGCAGGATAGTAGTTGTATCGCAAAATCAGGCATCTAAAATCAGAAAAATTAAAAATGATCTGCCGGATTTAGAAAAAATTATATTATTGGATAAACCGGGTTCGCTCGATGAAGATGAAATATTTATTGGTGAACTCTTCGAGAGGGGAGAAGAATATCTTTCTACTTCGAGAAAAGAATTTGAAAACAGATGGAATTCAATTTCTGAAAATGATTATGCCAATATCTGTTACACTTCAGGAACGACCGCCGACCCAAAAGGAATAATTCTTACACACAGAAATTATACAGCGAATGTTGAACAATCATCAAAACTTCTTCCAATACCGGAGCGGTATGTTTCTTTGTTGATGCTTCCATGGGACCACGCCTTTGCACACACTGCGGGAATCTATACGTTAATGAAAAACGGTGCAAGTATGGCTTCCGTTCAACAGGGCAAGACTATGCTTGAGACTTTGAAAAATGTCCCGAAGAATATTAGAGAAATTAAGCCGACTTTTTTATTAAGTGTCCCGGCACTTGCAAAGAATTTCAGAAAAAATATTGAGAATGGAATTGCCGAAAAAGGAAAAGTCGTTGAAAAAATGTTTAAAAAAGCGCTTGAAGTTGCTTACTCATATAACGGGAACGGCTGGAACAAAGGAAAGGGAAAAAAGATTTTTCAAAAACCGCTTTATACTTTTTATGATAAAATTCTTTTCAGTAAGATTCGAAAGAATTTTGGAGGACGTTTGGAATTTTTCATCGGCGGAGGAGCGCTTCTTGATGTTGAGCTTCAATTCTTCTTTTATGCTTTAGGAATTCCAATGTTTCAAGGATACGGTTTAACTGAAGCCGCGCCCGTAATCTCAGCGAATGTTCCAAGTAAGCATAAACTTGGTTCTTCGGGTGCAATCGTTGCTGATCTGCAGGTAAAGATTTGCGGCACCGATGGGAATGAACTTCCAATCGGAGAAAAAGGGGAAATTGTAGTTAAGGGTGAAAATGTTATGGTTGGCTACTGGAAGAATGAAGCGGCAACTAAAGAAGTAATAAAAGAGGATTGGCTCTATACCGGAGATCTTGGTTATCTGGATAGTGATGGTTTTCTTTATGTTCTCGGGAGATTTAAAAGTTTATTGATAAGCAGCGACGGAGAAAAATATAGTCCTGAAGGAATTGAAGAGGCGTTAACCGAACATTCTGCATTTATAGATCAAGTGATGCTCTATAATAATCAGTCGCCTTATACCATTGCTTTGATAGTCCCCAACAAGGAAGCAATTATAAAATGGGCTGATGAAAATAAAATCTCTTACAATTCCATTGAAGAACAGAAAGCAATTTTGAAAATGTTGGAAAGTGAAGTTGCAAAATTTAGGACCGGCGGAATTTATGAAGGACAATTTCCGGAACGATGGATTCCCTCTGCAATTGCAATTTTGGGTGAAGGATTTACAGAACAGAATAAATTTATGAACAGCACATTGAAAATGGTTCGCGGAAAAATTACTGAGTTCTATCAAAACAGAATTGAATATTTATATACACAAGAAGGGAAAGATATTTGCAATCATCAAAACCTAACAATTATTAGCCGGTTGAAATAA
- a CDS encoding Gfo/Idh/MocA family oxidoreductase — MKKIKWGFLGTGRIAHKLADAIKVVDSTELYAIGSRNKESAIKFAEEYNVPKAYSSYEEVMKDPDVDVIYIATPHNLHFENTMAALENNKHVLCEKPLGVNLKEVQKMVNKAKEKNLFLMEGLWSRFLPNIIKTKELVDSGEIGTVKFLRADFAFKSLNGPEHRQFNIDLCGGTLLDIGIYNVFLSLLILGKPKSFIASAGLSPQGGDNTCSCTFKYDNDTLAVLFSSFLVNIPTTVEIHGGKGKIFLEHLWFCPGNVKIIYDDGSEKTFKFDLRGNGYEYEVEEVVRCIQAGKTQSDLMSWDKSIELISMLDAIRKECGIAYPKHDL, encoded by the coding sequence ATGAAAAAAATCAAATGGGGATTCTTAGGAACTGGCAGAATCGCTCACAAATTGGCGGATGCAATTAAAGTAGTTGATAGTACAGAACTTTATGCGATCGGTTCCCGCAATAAGGAGTCAGCAATAAAATTTGCAGAAGAATATAACGTACCCAAGGCTTACAGCAGTTATGAAGAAGTAATGAAAGATCCGGATGTAGATGTAATCTATATTGCAACTCCGCACAATCTCCATTTTGAGAATACTATGGCAGCACTCGAGAACAACAAACATGTATTGTGCGAAAAACCTCTTGGAGTAAATCTGAAAGAAGTCCAAAAGATGGTCAACAAAGCGAAAGAGAAAAATCTTTTTCTTATGGAAGGTCTCTGGTCGCGGTTCCTTCCGAACATAATTAAAACAAAAGAACTTGTTGATTCGGGTGAGATAGGAACGGTGAAATTTTTAAGAGCGGACTTTGCCTTTAAATCCCTAAACGGACCCGAACACAGGCAGTTTAATATAGATCTTTGCGGCGGGACACTCTTAGATATCGGGATTTATAATGTCTTCTTATCGCTGTTAATCTTAGGCAAACCAAAATCATTCATCGCTTCCGCGGGATTGAGTCCGCAAGGTGGCGACAATACATGCAGTTGCACTTTTAAATATGATAACGATACACTTGCAGTTCTATTTTCCTCATTTCTTGTAAACATACCAACTACCGTAGAAATCCATGGTGGAAAAGGAAAAATTTTTTTAGAACATCTTTGGTTCTGCCCCGGCAATGTAAAAATAATATATGATGACGGAAGTGAAAAAACGTTCAAGTTTGATCTCAGAGGCAACGGATACGAATACGAAGTTGAGGAAGTTGTGAGATGCATTCAGGCGGGAAAAACCCAAAGTGACTTAATGAGCTGGGATAAAAGTATTGAACTAATAAGTATGCTTGATGCAATCCGTAAAGAGTGCGGAATTGCTTATCCTAAACATGATTTATGA
- the ccsA gene encoding cytochrome c biogenesis protein CcsA — MIGNILLTLALFAGVFTVIMYYLTYKGYENTMRLARIGYHTTAVMVIASAALLLHAILTHQYQYKYVYNYSGSGLSTGLLMSTFYAGQEGSFMLWTFFTAIIGLILLDYTSKRGDLEPRVMMIFTLSLTALLVMISPLLKSPFHYIWMENDFIELKNINSAYLSLPSIQNFIFSDPQSNKQFIQMGKELYASLTSSNILMNDFIIQGKGLNPLLQNFWMQIHPPILFVGFSMSAVPFAFAMAALLKNEYTDWVKQALPWVLMGTCVLGLAIMLGGYWAYGVLGWGGYWGWDPVENSSLVPWIVGVASIHTLLVQKKAQEKGGVGRFVKMNLILSIMTYVLVLYSTFLTRSGILGDASVHSFGEPGMMVYWFLVIFLTSFTILGIGGIVYRWKFLTLHFTFEENVLSRELALFTGSVALIASAIIVLVGTSAPIIGKTVQTSFYNELNLPIAIIIGLLNGLSILLKWKFTEGKDIWKQSQFAIIATVVLTLLMIIIGGVNNLMLILLAFSSAFALFVNGEVAYKIFRGRKSFIGPYVAHIGISLFLVGVLATAGHSQQKQIDLVKGKTVNLFGNDVTFKGIEPFENGTKYKMNIEVKNGNSVRTISPVMYIAEFNNSLMREPDILVGFTKDFYVEPVSYSEGNENQNGTSVSINKGETHTYEGVDITFDQFDFPPEVREAMMAGKDFQIGAKLTVKYNYKTVEVEPVYKSISGKQEHIPVDLKEANLRIKLGSMDASGKVNLELSKISASNSANQIQNEVLTVDASVKPFISLVWIGVLTMVAGFLISAFRRSKESLV; from the coding sequence ATGATTGGCAATATTTTACTCACACTGGCATTATTTGCCGGTGTGTTCACGGTTATAATGTATTATCTAACCTACAAAGGTTACGAAAATACGATGCGCTTGGCAAGGATCGGCTATCATACAACTGCTGTTATGGTAATTGCTTCTGCGGCTCTTCTTCTTCACGCAATTTTAACTCATCAGTATCAATATAAATATGTATATAACTACAGCGGAAGCGGTCTTTCAACCGGATTATTAATGTCAACATTCTACGCCGGTCAAGAAGGAAGTTTTATGCTTTGGACTTTCTTTACTGCAATCATCGGTTTGATTCTTTTAGATTATACATCAAAAAGGGGCGATCTTGAACCGCGTGTAATGATGATTTTTACTTTGTCGCTTACAGCTCTGCTTGTAATGATAAGTCCTCTTTTAAAATCTCCCTTCCATTATATCTGGATGGAAAATGATTTTATCGAGTTGAAAAATATTAATAGCGCTTATCTCTCTTTGCCGTCAATTCAAAATTTTATTTTCAGCGACCCGCAATCGAATAAACAATTCATTCAAATGGGAAAAGAACTTTACGCTTCTTTGACATCAAGCAACATCTTAATGAATGATTTTATAATTCAAGGGAAAGGATTGAATCCGCTGCTTCAAAATTTTTGGATGCAGATTCATCCGCCGATTTTATTTGTCGGATTCTCTATGTCTGCGGTTCCATTTGCATTTGCAATGGCGGCTCTCTTAAAGAATGAATACACAGATTGGGTAAAGCAGGCTTTACCATGGGTTCTAATGGGCACATGTGTTCTCGGTTTGGCAATTATGCTCGGCGGATACTGGGCTTATGGAGTTTTAGGATGGGGCGGATACTGGGGCTGGGACCCGGTTGAAAATTCTTCTCTAGTTCCGTGGATTGTTGGTGTTGCTTCAATTCATACTCTTCTCGTTCAGAAGAAAGCACAGGAAAAGGGAGGAGTCGGAAGATTCGTTAAGATGAATCTTATTCTAAGCATTATGACTTATGTTCTTGTTCTATATAGTACATTTTTAACACGAAGCGGTATTCTCGGTGATGCTTCCGTACATTCATTTGGCGAACCCGGAATGATGGTTTATTGGTTCTTAGTAATCTTTCTAACTTCGTTCACAATTTTAGGTATTGGCGGCATTGTATACAGATGGAAATTTCTAACACTCCATTTCACATTTGAAGAAAATGTTCTTTCGCGTGAACTTGCTTTGTTTACAGGTTCGGTTGCATTGATTGCCTCCGCTATAATTGTTTTGGTCGGCACATCTGCTCCTATAATCGGCAAAACAGTTCAGACAAGTTTCTATAATGAACTAAACCTTCCGATCGCTATCATAATCGGTCTGCTCAATGGATTGAGTATTCTCTTGAAATGGAAATTCACCGAAGGAAAAGATATTTGGAAGCAGTCGCAATTTGCCATTATAGCCACTGTTGTATTAACACTTTTAATGATAATAATCGGCGGTGTTAATAATCTAATGCTTATTCTACTCGCATTCTCATCTGCATTTGCTCTCTTTGTAAACGGTGAAGTTGCTTACAAAATATTCCGTGGTAGAAAATCATTTATTGGACCATACGTTGCTCATATCGGCATTTCGCTATTTCTGGTTGGAGTACTCGCAACAGCCGGTCATTCACAACAAAAACAAATTGATCTTGTAAAAGGGAAAACCGTTAACCTGTTTGGTAATGATGTTACATTCAAAGGAATAGAACCATTTGAGAACGGTACTAAGTACAAAATGAATATTGAAGTTAAAAATGGAAATAGCGTTAGAACAATTTCACCTGTAATGTATATTGCCGAATTTAATAACAGTCTAATGCGCGAGCCCGATATTTTGGTTGGCTTCACAAAAGACTTTTACGTAGAGCCGGTTAGTTATTCTGAAGGAAACGAAAACCAGAATGGAACTTCAGTCTCTATTAATAAAGGTGAAACTCATACATATGAAGGTGTTGATATTACATTTGATCAATTCGATTTTCCTCCCGAAGTGCGTGAAGCTATGATGGCCGGCAAAGATTTTCAGATCGGTGCTAAACTTACTGTTAAGTATAATTACAAAACTGTAGAAGTTGAACCGGTCTATAAAAGTATTTCAGGCAAACAGGAACACATACCTGTTGATTTGAAAGAAGCTAATCTTAGAATTAAGCTAGGCAGTATGGATGCGTCGGGCAAAGTCAACCTTGAATTATCAAAAATATCTGCGTCGAACAGTGCAAATCAAATACAAAATGAAGTTTTAACTGTTGATGCCAGTGTTAAACCGTTTATTAGTTTAGTTTGGATTGGAGTGCTTACAATGGTCGCTGGATTTTTAATTTCGGCATTCAGAAGATCCAAAGAATCGCTTGTATAG
- a CDS encoding cytochrome c maturation protein CcmE, with protein MKNKYIFGGIIIVVFLGIMIFLFTQTNVSYEQSFTKIMESGKTVKATGTWVKEKNYQIDKTNNMFVFYMKDTEGNLMKVYYHGTIPNNFESSTSLVVTGKFSQGNFHATDILTKCPSKYQDQPAQKANS; from the coding sequence ATGAAAAATAAATATATCTTCGGCGGGATTATTATTGTTGTATTTCTTGGCATAATGATTTTTCTCTTCACACAAACAAACGTTTCTTACGAACAGAGTTTCACCAAGATTATGGAATCTGGCAAAACTGTTAAAGCAACCGGAACCTGGGTTAAAGAAAAAAATTACCAGATTGACAAAACCAACAATATGTTTGTATTCTACATGAAAGATACTGAAGGCAATTTGATGAAAGTATATTATCATGGAACAATTCCGAACAACTTTGAATCTTCTACAAGTCTAGTTGTTACCGGAAAATTTTCTCAAGGAAATTTTCACGCGACAGATATCCTCACAAAGTGTCCGTCCAAATATCAAGATCAACCAGCTCAAAAAGCTAACTCATAA
- a CDS encoding CcmD family protein translates to MEGGLLEFLEKNSIYIVLFIVLVIWFGIFLFLLNTDKRLKAIEKELKEK, encoded by the coding sequence TTGGAAGGCGGTCTTTTAGAATTTCTCGAGAAAAACTCGATATATATTGTTCTTTTTATTGTACTTGTGATTTGGTTTGGAATATTTTTATTCTTACTTAATACAGATAAACGTCTTAAAGCAATCGAAAAAGAATTAAAGGAGAAGTAA